The Candidatus Kapaibacterium sp. genome includes a region encoding these proteins:
- the mltG gene encoding endolytic transglycosylase MltG, with protein sequence MKKISIVFLFFILLVALAIFYFYASVLKQSVEFPKDEIIEIPTGASTSAIISVFNRYDALEPSSLFKFYFRLVARNEKKFIKAGYYKFDSSMTNQSLIDAIMSGTHQHSLKITFPEGLTYVEIAEIIEKRTKIPQKRFIALCESDSLLESRGIVAKNVEGYLLPNTYDFPPSANERMIIDRLLNEFEKLWDKQIESKKANVNLTKHEIITLASIIEAETPIDAEKAKVSGLYHNRLKKNMRLQADPTVQYGLGQKKRLLYSDLEHNSKYNTYKHAGLPPGPINNPGAKAILAAVEPETHKYIYMVATPDDTGWHNFSDTYSEHLIFVNQYRKWFKNRNK encoded by the coding sequence ATGAAAAAGATTTCAATTGTATTTTTATTTTTTATTTTACTTGTGGCACTCGCAATATTTTATTTTTATGCTTCGGTGTTGAAACAATCAGTCGAATTCCCTAAAGATGAAATAATCGAAATACCAACAGGAGCGAGCACATCTGCGATTATTTCGGTTTTCAACAGATATGATGCTTTGGAACCGTCATCCTTGTTCAAATTTTACTTTAGATTAGTTGCCCGAAATGAAAAGAAATTTATAAAAGCCGGGTACTATAAATTCGACTCAAGCATGACAAACCAAAGTCTTATTGATGCAATCATGAGCGGTACCCATCAACATAGTTTGAAAATCACATTTCCCGAAGGTTTGACTTATGTTGAAATCGCAGAAATTATCGAAAAGCGAACAAAAATTCCCCAAAAGCGATTTATAGCATTATGCGAAAGCGATTCATTGCTCGAATCTCGCGGAATAGTTGCTAAGAATGTTGAAGGATATTTATTGCCTAATACTTATGATTTCCCGCCATCAGCAAACGAAAGGATGATAATAGACAGACTATTGAACGAATTTGAAAAGTTATGGGACAAGCAAATTGAAAGTAAGAAAGCTAATGTAAATCTTACGAAACATGAAATCATTACTTTAGCCTCAATAATAGAAGCCGAAACCCCAATTGACGCCGAGAAAGCGAAGGTCAGCGGCTTGTATCATAATCGCCTGAAAAAAAATATGCGGCTACAAGCAGACCCAACAGTCCAATATGGACTCGGACAAAAGAAGCGATTACTATATTCTGACCTCGAACATAACAGCAAATATAATACATACAAACACGCGGGATTGCCACCCGGTCCAATCAACAATCCCGGTGCTAAAGCTATATTGGCAGCAGTCGAACCCGAAACTCACAAATATATCTACATGGTAGCGACTCCTGATGATACAGGTTGGCACAATTTTTCGGATACATATTCAGAGCATTTGATTTTTGTAAACCAATATCGAAAGTGGTTCAAAAATCGAAATAAATAA
- a CDS encoding HlyD family secretion protein: MKKIIITIVVLALVGAAVWAYFNFFQAVATEYVTVKPIYGEFLSLATTTGELRAKNSMEIRGPQHARSVGIWQMKITKIVEEGTIVKEGDFVAELDKSEIMTKIKDIQLNIQKNESQFLQSKLDSSLTLSSARDELENLKFNMEEKKLLMEQSKYEAPSIIRQAEIDYERIQRNFTQSQKNYQTKVKQSIAKINVIYTDLVKEQQKLHQYNDVLSQFTILAPAEGMVIYAREWSGRRKVVGSTVDAWYPIVATLPDLTIMESVTYVNEVDIQKIKEKQPVKISLDANPDKRITGKVVKVANIGEQKSGSNAKVFEVVIELSETDSSLLPAMTTSNEILIDKLDKALYIPLEGLHTEDNIDKEKVYFVYKKEKSKIVKQEVKIGIMNQNEVVIESGLTADDEILLSEPAEKSELELITIAKNKK, encoded by the coding sequence ATGAAAAAAATCATAATTACAATTGTTGTTTTAGCGTTAGTTGGCGCTGCCGTTTGGGCGTATTTCAACTTTTTCCAAGCAGTTGCAACCGAATATGTAACTGTCAAACCAATTTATGGCGAATTCCTGTCACTTGCTACTACTACCGGAGAATTGCGAGCCAAGAACAGTATGGAAATTCGCGGTCCTCAACATGCCCGTTCAGTAGGAATCTGGCAAATGAAAATCACCAAAATTGTTGAGGAAGGCACCATAGTGAAAGAAGGCGATTTTGTAGCCGAATTGGATAAATCCGAAATAATGACAAAAATCAAAGATATTCAGCTCAATATTCAAAAAAATGAGTCACAATTTTTGCAATCAAAATTGGATAGTTCATTGACTTTGTCCAGTGCGCGTGATGAATTGGAAAATTTGAAATTCAATATGGAAGAGAAGAAGTTGCTTATGGAACAATCAAAATACGAAGCTCCATCCATCATCCGACAAGCCGAGATTGATTATGAAAGAATCCAAAGGAATTTCACACAATCACAGAAAAATTACCAAACAAAAGTAAAACAATCTATTGCCAAAATCAATGTAATTTATACCGATTTAGTCAAAGAGCAACAAAAATTGCATCAATATAATGATGTTTTAAGCCAATTTACGATACTTGCACCGGCAGAAGGGATGGTGATATACGCTCGAGAATGGAGCGGAAGACGCAAAGTGGTCGGCTCAACGGTTGATGCCTGGTACCCGATTGTTGCAACATTGCCCGACCTGACGATTATGGAATCCGTCACTTACGTGAATGAAGTAGATATTCAGAAAATCAAAGAAAAGCAACCCGTGAAAATCAGCTTGGATGCCAATCCCGACAAGAGAATCACCGGAAAAGTAGTCAAAGTCGCAAATATTGGCGAACAAAAAAGTGGCTCGAACGCAAAAGTTTTTGAAGTAGTAATTGAACTTAGCGAAACGGACTCTTCGCTCCTTCCGGCAATGACCACAAGCAATGAAATTTTGATTGACAAATTGGACAAGGCTCTCTACATTCCACTTGAAGGATTGCACACGGAAGATAATATTGATAAAGAAAAAGTCTATTTTGTGTATAAAAAGGAAAAGAGCAAAATCGTCAAACAAGAAGTCAAAATTGGGATTATGAATCAAAATGAAGTGGTGATTGAATCAGGCTTGACTGCCGACGATGAAATTTTACTTAGCGAACCAGCCGAAAAATCTGAATTGGAATTAATTACTATTGCAAAAAATAAGAAATGA
- a CDS encoding ABC transporter permease, with the protein MIKHFGYNFRIATEAIIQNKLRSVLTSLGIIFGVSSVIAMLAIGSGAEQAILEKMKLLGTNNIIIVPLDREKQQEISDESEENSDKKESTSGKFTPGLTLNDLEAITKIVKSVTYASPEIIYETDAMHSSLSTKIKLVGILPEYFKINNFSLNKGNPLQESNYKFAENVCIIGYSLKTRLFPTDDPIGKFVKCGEHWLKVVGIMDERSMSKENIQSLNIRDYNLDIYIPINTMLLRYINRSLVTKQDFIRERGNENAKIDPNYHQVDRAIIHFADSEEINKSVEIIERLLLRRHNGVKDFDIVVPELLLQQEQSTKRIFNIVLGAIASISLIVGGIGIMNIMLASVMERTKEIGIRKAVGARRSDILTQFLLEAVAISMTGGVIGIVVGVAAGVLIEMLTGITTIITPESVFLSFFVSISVGLIFGITPARRASKQNPIELLRYE; encoded by the coding sequence ATGATTAAACATTTCGGATATAATTTCAGAATAGCTACCGAAGCTATTATCCAGAATAAGTTACGCTCCGTACTTACATCCTTGGGTATAATTTTCGGTGTTTCATCGGTAATTGCAATGCTTGCAATTGGTAGCGGAGCCGAACAAGCAATCCTCGAAAAGATGAAACTTTTAGGGACAAATAATATTATCATCGTACCATTAGACAGAGAAAAACAACAGGAGATTTCCGATGAAAGCGAGGAGAATAGTGATAAGAAAGAAAGCACAAGTGGAAAATTCACTCCCGGGTTGACATTGAACGATTTAGAGGCAATCACAAAAATCGTCAAATCTGTAACATATGCAAGCCCGGAAATCATATACGAAACAGATGCAATGCATTCGAGTTTAAGTACGAAAATCAAATTAGTCGGCATTTTGCCCGAATATTTCAAAATCAATAACTTCTCGCTTAACAAAGGCAACCCTCTCCAAGAAAGCAATTATAAATTCGCAGAAAACGTTTGTATAATAGGCTACAGCCTGAAAACGAGACTCTTCCCGACTGATGATCCAATCGGCAAATTTGTAAAATGTGGCGAACATTGGTTGAAAGTAGTCGGGATAATGGACGAGCGCAGTATGTCCAAAGAAAATATTCAGAGTTTGAATATTCGCGATTATAATCTTGATATTTATATCCCAATCAACACCATGCTTCTGAGATATATAAATCGTTCTTTAGTTACCAAGCAAGATTTTATAAGAGAACGTGGAAATGAAAATGCTAAAATTGACCCCAATTATCACCAAGTTGACCGCGCTATTATTCATTTTGCGGATTCGGAAGAAATCAATAAATCAGTTGAAATCATAGAGCGATTATTGCTGCGCCGACATAATGGAGTTAAAGATTTCGATATCGTAGTGCCGGAATTACTTTTGCAACAAGAACAAAGTACAAAACGCATCTTCAATATCGTGCTTGGAGCAATAGCGTCAATTTCGTTGATTGTAGGCGGAATTGGAATCATGAATATCATGCTTGCATCTGTAATGGAACGCACGAAGGAAATTGGCATACGCAAAGCTGTCGGAGCTCGCAGGTCGGATATTTTGACGCAATTTTTATTGGAAGCAGTTGCGATTAGTATGACCGGTGGAGTAATTGGAATAGTTGTGGGCGTCGCAGCAGGGGTATTAATTGAAATGCTTACAGGAATCACAACTATTATCACCCCCGAATCAGTTTTCTTATCATTTTTTGTTTCGATATCAGTGGGCTTGATTTTCGGGATAACACCTGCTCGCCGAGCATCAAAACAAAACCCAATCGAACTCTTGAGGTATGAATAA
- a CDS encoding TolC family protein, with amino-acid sequence MQKFLILIFLLFSGFKAYSIEFTLDECITFAQRNSIDARKAMNSFLARTNRSQAFYADFYPQLNLNASFPGVYREINQIIQPDGSTLFREQSQLFTSGALTLSQKIPFLNSELSIASGITKLDVYQTNDYTLWRSTPFQVTYRQPLFRYNSMTWERKIRELMDSKSDDEFNQEMEDIAINVTRKFFDLYLSEMNLKNSEQNVAVNDTLFRLSEGRFSVGKIAENDLLQSELALLNANNSFSSAELEYRRTLDELKITIGYTGSDKISIIPPKDIPQIDISPDEAVRYAVMNNPRIIDLEIRNQEADMALQRAESNNRINADIFASFGLNQAAGQFDMIYRDLLDRQRFDVTIQLPIFTWGKGSGTIEAALQDKNRIISDSELQRMNFETEVRYLTERLNQLRRQVEISTKADTIAARRFDVAKNRYIIGKIDLNSFFIAQSEKDMAFRALVQNLQSFWLAFYNVRKLTLYDFAMQKRINYVLERR; translated from the coding sequence ATGCAAAAATTTTTGATTTTAATATTTTTATTATTCAGTGGATTTAAGGCTTATAGTATCGAATTTACATTGGATGAGTGTATAACATTTGCTCAGAGAAATAGTATTGATGCACGAAAAGCAATGAACTCCTTTCTGGCTCGGACTAATCGCTCCCAAGCATTTTACGCTGATTTTTATCCACAGTTGAATTTGAATGCATCATTTCCCGGAGTTTACAGAGAAATCAATCAGATTATTCAGCCCGACGGCTCAACTTTATTTCGTGAGCAGAGCCAACTATTCACTTCAGGTGCACTGACATTATCCCAAAAAATCCCATTTCTCAATTCCGAATTATCTATTGCAAGTGGCATAACCAAACTTGATGTCTATCAAACTAATGATTATACGCTATGGCGGAGCACACCGTTCCAAGTAACATACCGACAACCGCTATTCAGGTACAATTCTATGACTTGGGAAAGGAAAATCCGTGAACTGATGGATTCCAAATCCGACGATGAGTTCAACCAGGAAATGGAAGATATTGCAATCAATGTCACCCGTAAATTTTTTGATTTGTACTTGTCCGAGATGAATTTGAAAAATTCCGAACAAAACGTAGCTGTAAATGATACTTTGTTCAGACTTTCCGAAGGAAGGTTTTCGGTAGGGAAAATCGCCGAAAATGATTTGCTCCAAAGCGAACTTGCATTGTTGAATGCTAATAATTCTTTTAGCAGTGCTGAATTGGAATACCGAAGAACATTGGACGAATTGAAAATTACAATTGGATATACAGGAAGCGATAAAATCAGTATAATTCCGCCAAAAGACATTCCGCAAATAGACATTTCGCCGGACGAAGCCGTAAGATATGCTGTGATGAACAACCCTCGAATAATTGACCTTGAAATAAGAAATCAAGAGGCTGATATGGCATTGCAACGAGCCGAAAGCAATAACAGAATAAATGCGGACATTTTTGCTTCATTTGGTTTGAATCAAGCTGCAGGACAATTTGATATGATATACAGGGATTTGCTCGATAGGCAACGGTTCGACGTCACGATTCAATTGCCAATTTTCACTTGGGGTAAAGGTTCCGGAACAATCGAAGCTGCATTGCAAGACAAAAACCGAATAATTTCGGATAGCGAATTGCAAAGGATGAATTTTGAAACTGAAGTAAGATATCTGACTGAGAGGTTGAATCAGCTAAGGCGTCAAGTCGAAATTTCCACAAAAGCAGATACAATTGCAGCACGTAGATTCGACGTAGCAAAGAATCGTTATATAATCGGCAAAATTGATTTGAATTCTTTTTTTATTGCCCAAAGCGAGAAGGACATGGCGTTTCGAGCATTAGTGCAAAATTTGCAAAGTTTTTGGCTTGCATTTTATAATGTAAGAAAGTTAACTTTGTATGATTTCGCAATGCAAAAACGAATAAACTATGTTTTGGAAAGAAGGTAA
- a CDS encoding DUF2723 domain-containing protein translates to MKLNYNFAVAIVFFVAIVVYFGTVTPSVTFTDSGELAGACSSLGIAHPTGYPLFTILGYLWTLLPLPMSNVYKLNLLASLWTALSAVVFFAWIRDLSTHLCREIKREQINKKKKIKPEYVSLLSDEDLINKLSAVLAISYAFALTIWAQAVAIEVYSLQMLIFNLLIFVLLRSYINVSGNFYLLATAFMFGLGFANHMTTVLLVPGGILLFYSIFKERKTHHTSAKSENDTQHKQLSFSSLIAYMGALFISGLALYIYLPLRSAALPTFNWGWVHRSFDKFLYHTQGKQYQGWMFSDLDAFFANLGEFIQDLPFQFGIIGLILVFMGFFMVRKTNMRAVYIFFAVNVLACIIYASNYSIHDIEAYYALAIISLFPFAIVASADLLRRNRNFVYALLLIPIINIALNLKTNDKSGDVLVHEYTTTLVNGLDKDAIIISAQWDFWNSAFIYFREIEGMRNDVWWIGKELMRRTWYPLQLQQWHPTIFDDAENELKSYSNDLELFESGLPPNSYPFIQQNFVALFRKIIESNIDKRPVYITLDILRTEEDMIRGYEVVPEGLAIRLYRVGTVPKDIQFEIPDLNRFIESSKVTEGSIGHSLVEVVSHSIFSLGQFESLYQRMDNAKKAYEHALKINPNNPDAQKALANLNSR, encoded by the coding sequence ATGAAATTAAATTACAATTTTGCTGTGGCAATCGTATTTTTTGTTGCGATTGTAGTATATTTTGGTACTGTGACACCATCGGTCACTTTTACAGATAGTGGCGAACTTGCCGGAGCTTGCTCTTCGCTCGGGATAGCACACCCAACCGGCTATCCCCTATTTACAATACTCGGGTACTTATGGACATTGCTCCCATTGCCTATGTCAAACGTTTATAAACTGAATTTACTTGCTTCACTCTGGACAGCATTATCAGCTGTGGTTTTCTTTGCATGGATTCGCGACTTATCTACACATCTATGTAGGGAAATCAAACGCGAGCAAATCAACAAAAAGAAGAAAATCAAACCTGAATATGTGAGCTTACTGTCCGATGAAGATTTGATAAACAAACTTTCCGCAGTATTGGCGATTTCATATGCTTTTGCATTGACAATTTGGGCACAAGCAGTGGCAATCGAAGTTTATTCGCTTCAAATGTTGATATTTAATCTACTCATATTCGTGCTTTTGCGTTCGTATATAAATGTATCCGGCAATTTCTACCTATTGGCTACAGCTTTTATGTTCGGGCTTGGATTTGCAAATCATATGACAACTGTGCTTTTAGTTCCCGGCGGAATACTACTTTTTTATAGTATTTTCAAAGAACGCAAAACGCATCATACATCTGCCAAAAGCGAGAATGACACCCAACATAAACAACTCAGTTTCAGTTCGCTCATAGCGTATATGGGGGCGCTGTTTATCTCCGGATTGGCATTATATATATACTTACCTTTGCGAAGTGCTGCATTGCCGACATTTAATTGGGGATGGGTGCATCGCAGTTTCGACAAATTCCTATATCACACTCAAGGTAAGCAATACCAAGGTTGGATGTTTTCGGATTTGGATGCTTTTTTTGCAAATCTTGGCGAGTTCATTCAAGATTTACCTTTTCAATTTGGGATTATAGGCTTGATTTTGGTTTTCATGGGCTTCTTCATGGTTCGCAAAACTAACATGCGAGCAGTCTATATCTTCTTTGCGGTTAATGTTTTAGCATGTATAATTTACGCATCTAATTATTCAATTCACGACATCGAGGCATATTACGCATTGGCTATAATTTCATTATTCCCATTTGCAATCGTTGCTTCGGCAGATTTGCTCAGAAGGAACAGAAATTTTGTATATGCACTGCTACTTATTCCAATTATAAATATTGCACTTAACCTCAAAACTAATGACAAGTCGGGCGATGTATTGGTTCACGAATACACTACAACTTTGGTAAACGGCTTAGATAAAGATGCTATCATTATCTCTGCTCAATGGGACTTCTGGAATTCTGCATTCATCTATTTCCGGGAAATCGAAGGAATGCGGAATGATGTTTGGTGGATTGGCAAAGAGCTAATGCGTCGTACTTGGTATCCACTGCAATTGCAACAATGGCACCCGACAATTTTCGATGATGCCGAAAATGAGCTGAAATCATATTCAAATGACCTTGAACTCTTCGAGTCCGGGCTTCCACCGAATTCTTATCCGTTCATTCAGCAAAATTTCGTGGCATTGTTCAGAAAGATAATTGAATCCAATATTGACAAAAGACCCGTATATATCACCTTAGACATTTTGAGAACTGAGGAAGATATGATTCGTGGCTACGAAGTTGTACCCGAAGGACTTGCCATAAGGCTATATCGCGTCGGTACAGTACCCAAAGATATACAATTCGAGATTCCGGATTTGAATCGTTTCATCGAATCGTCAAAAGTCACGGAGGGTTCGATTGGTCATTCATTAGTCGAAGTTGTGTCTCATTCCATATTTAGCTTGGGTCAATTTGAATCGCTATACCAACGTATGGATAATGCCAAAAAGGCTTATGAGCATGCTTTGAAAATTAATCCAAACAACCCTGATGCTCAAAAAGCCTTAGCCAATCTTAATTCTCGTTGA
- a CDS encoding ABC-F family ATP-binding cassette domain-containing protein: MISCNNIGIHFGGRTLFDNVSFVVNSRDKIGLIGRNGSGKSTLMKILSGYEEPSAGRIIFPSYFKVGYLSQDPQIHSDVTVLEEAESALTEIKSSESDFEKLTEEVSNRTDYESEEYFELLETMSHLSERLKILESHSAQGDVEMILIGLGFTRKDLNRLVTEFSGGWQMRIELAKILINKPDCILLDEPTNHLDIESIRWLELFLKNYVGSVILVSHDRKFLDNITNRTIEITNQRVYDMPYKYSDFMMKRDEQRQSEVATLRNQEREIAQIERFVERFRSKASLASRVQSRVKKLEKMTVVQLEDVDTSTVNIRFPTPPRSGRLVVEVTNLSKSYDELNVLKGVDFALERGERAAFVGKNGEGKSTFSRIIAGIESFEGNVKIGESVVTGYYAQHQATMLSGDSTVFEIIDNAATGEMRTQVRHLLGAFLFSGDDIYKRVKVLSGGEKSRLALAKLLLTPSNLLILDEPTNHLDMLTKDVLKSALMDYEGTLIVVSHDREFLEGLTDKTFEFKNRNVKEYPGDIDYYLTKTEIGDLNLIKSDSPSNKNDDTPSEDKASGSQLRREKRKEMQRDLGKIVKQIAALEKEIADLEENMQKYDALFNDAEFCNNKQKYSKARSEYDSFAKRLNQCMESWSNLSQNQETLQNEINEN; encoded by the coding sequence ATGATTTCATGTAACAATATTGGTATTCACTTTGGCGGCAGAACATTATTCGATAATGTGAGTTTTGTTGTCAACTCTCGCGACAAAATCGGCTTGATTGGTCGTAACGGTTCAGGCAAATCTACTTTGATGAAAATTTTGTCGGGTTACGAAGAACCTTCAGCCGGCAGGATTATTTTCCCAAGTTATTTCAAAGTCGGCTATTTGTCCCAAGACCCGCAGATTCATTCTGACGTCACGGTTTTGGAAGAAGCCGAATCTGCACTGACAGAAATCAAATCGAGCGAATCAGATTTTGAAAAATTGACTGAAGAAGTATCAAATAGGACTGATTATGAATCTGAGGAATATTTTGAACTTCTTGAGACTATGTCGCATCTGAGCGAAAGGCTTAAAATTCTTGAGTCTCATTCAGCACAAGGCGATGTCGAAATGATTTTGATCGGGCTTGGCTTCACACGCAAAGATTTGAATCGATTAGTTACCGAGTTTTCCGGTGGATGGCAAATGCGTATCGAACTCGCCAAAATCCTAATCAACAAGCCTGATTGTATCTTGCTCGATGAGCCTACGAATCACTTAGATATCGAATCAATTCGTTGGCTAGAGTTGTTTCTCAAAAACTATGTCGGCTCCGTGATTCTGGTTTCCCATGATAGAAAATTTTTAGATAACATCACAAATCGCACAATCGAAATCACAAACCAAAGAGTTTACGACATGCCGTATAAATATAGTGATTTCATGATGAAGCGAGACGAACAACGCCAAAGTGAAGTCGCTACATTACGCAATCAAGAGCGCGAAATAGCTCAAATCGAACGATTTGTGGAAAGATTCCGCTCAAAAGCTTCGCTTGCTTCTCGCGTTCAATCTCGTGTCAAAAAATTGGAAAAGATGACCGTTGTTCAATTGGAAGATGTTGATACATCTACGGTTAATATTCGATTTCCTACTCCACCGCGTTCCGGCAGACTTGTTGTCGAAGTGACAAATCTTTCGAAAAGTTACGATGAATTGAACGTATTGAAAGGTGTTGATTTTGCGTTGGAAAGAGGGGAGAGAGCTGCTTTTGTTGGGAAAAATGGTGAAGGTAAATCTACTTTTTCGCGTATTATTGCCGGTATCGAGAGCTTCGAAGGCAACGTAAAAATCGGCGAGAGTGTAGTTACAGGTTACTATGCACAGCATCAAGCAACTATGCTTTCGGGTGACAGCACCGTTTTTGAAATTATTGACAATGCTGCCACAGGGGAGATGCGTACTCAGGTTCGTCATTTATTAGGTGCTTTCCTATTCAGTGGCGATGATATTTACAAACGCGTAAAAGTTCTCTCAGGTGGCGAGAAATCCCGTCTGGCATTGGCTAAATTATTGCTCACTCCGAGTAATTTGCTGATTCTCGATGAGCCAACAAATCACTTGGACATGTTAACCAAGGACGTTTTGAAATCTGCATTGATGGATTACGAAGGCACTTTGATAGTTGTATCCCATGACCGTGAATTTCTCGAAGGTTTGACCGATAAAACTTTTGAATTCAAAAACCGCAACGTTAAGGAATATCCCGGAGATATTGACTATTACTTGACAAAGACGGAAATCGGAGACTTGAATTTGATAAAATCGGATTCTCCGTCAAACAAAAATGATGACACTCCATCTGAAGACAAAGCCTCAGGCTCACAATTACGCCGTGAAAAGCGTAAAGAGATGCAACGAGATTTAGGTAAAATAGTCAAACAAATCGCTGCTCTTGAAAAAGAGATTGCGGATTTGGAGGAAAACATGCAAAAGTACGATGCACTATTTAACGACGCAGAATTTTGCAATAATAAGCAAAAATATTCCAAAGCACGCTCCGAATATGATTCATTCGCTAAACGCTTGAATCAATGTATGGAGTCATGGTCTAATTTGAGCCAAAATCAAGAAACATTGCAGAACGAAATCAACGAGAATTAA
- a CDS encoding ABC transporter ATP-binding protein yields the protein MIEINLENITKVYSGGTKAVDSASFNINKGEFVVLVGPSGCGKTSILRMIAGLEDISSGNLYFDGKIFNNLPPNERSVGMVFQNYALYPHLSVYDNLAFPLKIKKVNKSEIKTQVEKIAQIIGLSNDINKKPKQLSGGQRQRVALGRALIRKPDVFLFDEPLSNLDAKLRVQMRTEIIQLHREFGTSSVYVTHDQTEAMTMGDRIVVMNGGKINQIDTPQKIYDYPSDIFTAQFIGSPQMNFFDATSIQNQSIKLLDNDFDIHLQSELKSDSGDVKTCGIRPEDIILSDSESDSFKIKVLNVEFLGFEQLIYFDFFGSLKSIRYNLDKQILPNDIINIKFNNSKLHLFNSNGNRVN from the coding sequence ATGATTGAAATTAACTTAGAAAATATCACAAAAGTATATTCAGGCGGCACCAAAGCCGTTGATTCGGCATCATTCAATATTAACAAAGGCGAATTTGTTGTTTTGGTCGGTCCTTCGGGATGCGGCAAAACTTCAATCCTTAGAATGATTGCGGGCTTGGAGGACATTAGCTCGGGCAATTTGTATTTCGACGGCAAAATTTTCAATAATTTACCGCCGAATGAAAGGTCTGTTGGGATGGTATTCCAGAACTATGCACTGTATCCGCATCTTTCGGTTTACGATAATTTAGCTTTCCCTTTGAAAATCAAAAAAGTCAACAAGAGCGAAATCAAAACTCAAGTTGAAAAAATCGCCCAAATTATAGGGCTTAGTAACGATATAAATAAAAAGCCAAAGCAACTTTCCGGTGGGCAACGTCAGCGAGTAGCATTGGGGAGAGCCTTGATTCGCAAACCTGATGTTTTTTTGTTCGATGAGCCACTCTCCAATCTTGATGCCAAATTGCGAGTACAGATGCGAACTGAGATTATCCAACTTCATAGGGAATTTGGCACAAGCTCGGTATATGTCACTCACGACCAAACTGAAGCGATGACTATGGGCGATAGGATTGTGGTCATGAATGGCGGCAAAATCAATCAAATTGACACTCCTCAGAAAATTTATGATTACCCGTCGGATATTTTCACGGCACAATTCATCGGTAGTCCACAGATGAACTTCTTTGATGCAACGTCTATACAAAATCAGTCAATAAAATTATTAGACAATGATTTCGATATACATTTACAATCTGAACTTAAGAGCGATTCCGGCGATGTAAAAACATGTGGCATACGTCCTGAAGACATTATTTTGAGCGATTCGGAAAGCGATTCTTTCAAAATAAAAGTTCTGAACGTCGAATTTCTCGGCTTTGAGCAACTCATTTATTTCGATTTTTTCGGGAGTCTCAAATCAATCAGATATAATCTTGACAAACAAATTTTACCGAACGATATTATTAATATCAAGTTCAACAATTCAAAATTGCATTTATTCAATTCAAACGGAAATAGGGTTAATTAA